The nucleotide sequence GTTCTCCTTGAGCTCCTCTACCCGCTTCTTCACATCACCGGGAACTCTCGTCTTACACAGCGACACCATCCGCGTGAACCCGGCGTAGGTCGTGATGGGAAGCAGTCCGGCGATAATGGGGACCGTAATGCCCATCTCCCGGCAGTCCTTCACAAACTTCACGTACAGGGAGGCATCGTAGAAGAGCTGCGTGATGACAACGCTGGCACCAGCGTCTACCTTCTCCTTGAGGTACTCCAGCTCCTTCTGGTGGTCCTCATCCGAGATGGTGCCGTCCTCGGGGATACGGCTCGGGTGGCCCTCGGGGTAGCCGGCGACCGACACGCAGAAGTAGTCGCCGTATGTGATGTGAATGTAGCGCACAAGATCTCTCGCGCACGTAAAGCCTTCCGGGTTGGCCTGGAACTCATCACCACGAGGCGGGTCTCCACGGAGAGCGAGGATGTTGCGAATGCCATGCTCCTTTGCGAAGTCAAGCGTCTCCTTGATGAGATCATGCGACATGTTGGTGCACGTGATATGCATATTGATGGGTGTGTCAGGGTATGCATTCTGGAGGTCCTTACAGAGGCGCATCGTGGTTTCACTCGTGCGACCACCAGCGCCCCACGTCAGGTCGAGGAAGACTGGCGACTGTCGCATAAAGTTGGGGATTTGCACCTTCATAAagttctcctccgccttctcacTGCGAGGGGGATAAAACTCATAGGAGGTGTACCATTTGTTGGCATCctcggcagcgatggcgtcACTGATGAGCCCGGACATGACGCCGCTGAGGACCTGCACTTCAACAGAATTCCACAGTTAGTGTTCTCAACACCGactcgcagctgcaggagagaggagagacgttAGCCTTGATCAGGTAGAGACCCGagcgggaagagaaggaaattATGTGATCGAGGTTGATATAAACAGTGCGATCTGGGCGGCACAGTTGGGAGATGAGAACCCACAGAGCCTACAAGCACTGCCAACGCTCAAGTGTTTGATACCTGTAGGTAGGTAGGAATGCCCGTGCACGTCTACGTGTGTTGTTATGGTTTAGATGATGCGTGAGAGTGAAAGGTGACAGAGAAGTGTATGCGATGGCAGCAACgtggaagggagaggcgtaGTCCATCGAAATTACAGCacaggggtgtgtgtggatggcgGCAGTTTCGTAGCCCATCATATAGGTCACGTCAACCGCCACAACAGAGCAGGGCACCAAGCCAACTAGAGAACGCACAACGTGAGGCAACTTCGACAAGGTCTCCAAGGTATTACAAgttggagggggggggggaagagcggagagggaagcaCGAAAAAGCGCGAGAGAGCCGAACTTGCCACCAATAATGCGCCAAGCACACTCTCCCACTCTTGTCTGGCTGTGCATAGTGTTTTCATTCCATTCGGTGAGTGTACACACCATCTTCCCACGTAGAAGCACCGTTACATGCACTTACACAAAACTGACCGACACGGCTGCGAAGCCGAGTAGGAGCACAGTCACGCCCCTacacaggagagagacgcagagggAAAAATGACGCAGGCAggcacgcacccacccatGCTTAtacaaagacacacacacacacacacacacacgccaatcgaaggaaaaacaaaacggcGAGGAAAAAGAACGCCCAAAAGTAAGGATGCGAGTGTTACTCGAAAGATGTTAAGGAAAAAGAAACCAAAACAagcaccgacacacacaaaaaaagacCAAACACAAGCGGAGGTATCTACACTGGTGTCATACCTGCTTCGTCCGCTGTTGCACTTCGCCAACACCCATCAGGGCATAACCCCCAAAGTGTATCCCTCTAGACCTttacacgcacatacacgccaCGTCACTTTATGGACCTcgcgtctttttttttatttttgcTTCTGCCACCGTCcgtgccttttcctttcaaAAAACACGACTCAAAAGACAGGACAGTCACTCACCACGCCACCCACTTATGCACAGGCTGTGAGCCGTTCACACAGGGGAGTCGTAACGGCACTGAGGACTCAAatcaccaccagcagcacattCATTCTAAAGGgcaaaaggcaaaaaaaaagacttGTGAGAGCAGTATGTGAGAGAGCACGTAGAGAGTTAGCGTCTGAGCGAGAAGCACATATTTTCACATTGTTGCTGTCTTCGTTTCGTTCCTTTCCAGGgtttcctccctcaccctgGTGGGGCACCGCACTCATGCTCCTCCGCGCATGTGACAAGTAGCTCAGAcaagcagcaccgcattGATGCAGCCGTCGTTCTCTGGGTTGTTCGTCACCTGCGCGTATTTGCCCCATACCACCTTACCCGACGGCGTCACCAGACCTAACTCGGACACGTTCACCTCAATTACGGAGCCCTTCGTGATGACGCCAAGGCCGGTGTACATCCTGCCCTGCGGATTCTTCTTGACGGCGATGATGGGAAGGCAGAAGGTGGCCTTCAGTTCCGGGTGGGTGACGTGGGCCTTCTTGAAGCGCAGCGCCATGGGTCGGATGAAGCGCTCCATCTTCGGCATGCGGCGGGTGAAGGTCTCCCCAACAAATGTCACCTTGTTCACTAAGCGCTTCCACGACTTCTTGCCGCGCTTGCCAGAGGTGACGGCCTTGAGCATCTCATCCTCCGACACCGTCTTGACCTTCTCGATCGGCACGGCCCACTTGCcggccttctccttcctcttttgTTTCAGGGAGTTCGACAGCACCTTGGCGCGGTCGGCCTCGCTACGGTCCATCAGGAAGCTGGGCAGGGCATTCTTGGGTCCCTTGTCCTTCACCCGCTCCGTCGTCTGCTTCTCCTCGTGCTCACGGATCTTCTTGCGGATTTCTGCCTTTTCCGCGTAGCGGGCCTTCTGCGCCAGCTTGGCCTTCATACCACGCACCCGCTTCAGGTAGTTGGCGTCCGTGTGGGCCTTGCGGGCCTCGCGCTTGCGGGTGCGCTCGACATGGTCGAGGCGGCGACCGTAGCGCTTTTGCGCCTGCTCGATGTACTCGTTCTGCGGCATGGTCTCACGTTTCTACGAGGAGGTAGCATAAAAAGAGGACACTTGGGCTGCGTGTcaaggagaagcacaacTACGGAACCGATGAAGACACAAGAGATAACgtggaaaaggaaagacaaGGCAAGTGCACAGTACCACGTGTAGCACAGGGGAGGGTGCTAATACTTTCTCACCAAAGCTTGTACAGTGCCAGGTacgtagctgctgctgtgtgtgtgtgtgtgggaggggggggggagggggagtggtggCAAGGGAGAAGCAGATACCAGACAGTACGTTAAAGAGATGGaaaaagcagaagagaacgagTAGTGAGAGTACGGTGGTttagagagaagaggggatgACGCTGGGGGTCCATGTTTCTTTCCGTCCCACATGTCAGTTTGTTCTTCTGGTCCTCTGCTATGTAAGGCAAGGCAGGGCGTTGGAGTCGGTGTCGAAGGTGGAAAGAAGGGGCGCAGGATGAGAACGAAAAGGGTGGCGTCGCCGCATCGGCTTTGTTCCTCACATGTCGCTCGTTCTATTCTCTGGCCCGTGAGGAGCACAAATACACAGCACAGGTACAGACGTGATGATTCGCGTTCTCATGGCTAAGGTCACCTTTAGCAAGGAGTCCTGGGTATCAtaaaggaggagaagcagtgcTGGGGGAATGGTGAATTGGATCGCGGCAGAGAATGTCGGCACCTGAGCCCCAGCCaaaagctgctgcgctttttCGTGCCGTCTCGTACGTGTACCCCGGCGTCGTGCTTTTTTCCTATCTGCCATTTGTTTTCACTTGCTCACGATGAAGCAAAGAACAAGACTTCGGTGAGCTCATGCACCATTGCGTCCATCACGTGTTGCTCATGCTTGGGTAGGCGAGACATATTGAAGGTCGGGTACGCGGCGCAGGGGGGTGCCGTGCCGGCAGTCACCGAGGTTGAAGCCTTCACCTCTGGATAAGAGGAGCCTGAGGTGATGCTGAGCGCCTCCTGTAAACgcggcgacagtggtgtGCGTGCTAGGTCATCGTAACGGGTGCGGTTGCGCTTCACAATGCGCAGACGATCCTCCACGCTGTGCAGTCCGCCGACTGGGCCACTAATGGGAAGGATAGGGGCGCTGGTGTTGGGTTGGAGCGGCACCATCCCAGCCACCGGGGCGGAGCTGGGTCGCTCATtggaaggagaggcaacATGGGATGGGCTTAGTCCTTCGGTGCTTGAGCGGCTTCGGCGCGATCGGAAGAGCATCTAATAACTGCAATCATAAACTGAACACCCAACATGTCTGAAGATGCCTGGATGGGTGTGCGGGCGCGTGTGAGAGAGTTGTGCAGTTGTCAACGCTGTGTTTTTCTACTGACacacactgctgctgctccagtaCACATTCGATGAAGGCAGTCGAAGCAGTGGGTTGACTTATGGCTCCTAAGCGGCTCGCGGAGGAGTGATTGGATACCGCACAGCTTGAGCAAGTAGTGTGAACtgagcttttttttttgactCCTCACTGCGCTTCAACCTATCAAGCACGCACCACGAAATCCTGTGTGCAGTCTCAACCATGTACGTATAGTGTAAGGTACAGGCGAACTTGCTAAAGCAAAGGAGAATTACAGAGGGTTTGGGCAAGAGGGAAGgcgagggtgggggtgcagTGGGAAGACAGTCAGTCACAGCAGTAGATGCACGATAAGGACCCCGTGACAAATGACCAGTGGGGAGAGGGTtagtggaggaggacatggCATTTTTGGCCTTTGGGTctgtgcgagagagagagaggcttgGAAGTTAGTACGCCTGTCAGCTCAAATGGGCTGATCTGTCTGCTACTCGTTTAGCGAATGCGGTGTAAAGTGCGGTGCACCGTATCCACCTCTAGCGCCAAAGAAGTATGAAGGAAGATACACAAGCACGTGAGCCTCAGGcccaaccacacacacacacacacacctccccacacgcacgcacagagagaaagggtaCGGCATGCACAGCGAGCATACCGTGATAAGAGGAAGGCGGGACAGAAAGGTAAATCACCTCAACTTTAGTTGCACGTAAACCCATCGCGTGGCACGTCTGCCTGCCTCAGAGCCGCTCGCAAAAGTGGCGGTATTACGTCACTGATACTCTGTCTGTGAATATCCGCCACGTGTACCTCAATACTCGCGGTATTGAAGGAGACTTCCAATGTGATCACTGTCGTACTGGTTCGCATCAAACCGCTTGCGCCCAAATCGAAGTACATCCTCATGGATCTGTCCGGACTTTGTGGTCTCTGTGAAGGCGATGGTCTGCGTGCTAGTGTCTATGTTCGCGGTGTGCTTTTCATGTGTCGCTGGCGATGGCCCCGCTACTGCCGCTGACCTCGCTCTGCGTGATGGCGCCTCGTACGGCTGAGAGTATATCAGGTCCCGTGCCGCACTTGACTCGTGGTATGTGCGGTGGGGTATGGGTCGGCTAAAAGGTTCCTCCTCTCGCAGAATACGCTCTAGTTCCGCGTTCTTGGGAGCGATGGGGCGCTTATCTAGTGTCGTGGTGGGCTGCTCAACCATGCTAGAGTCATCGAAGATTTCTATGACCTCCACGTCAGGGCCGTCCTTGGCTGCCACTTCATGGTGCGAGGATGCCCAAGAGGACGACTGGGGGTAGTGCTGCCCGTACTGGCGGGATTGATGGGGGATCGTTGCAGTGTTCCGAGGGTCGGACCGATCGATGATGTTGTAGATGGACTCCCCGGACGCACTCGGTGGTGGTCGGCCAACGCGTCGTAGTCCGTCATCGGCGCCAGCCCCTTTCACCTCCTCTGACGACGGGTGCGTGTAGTCCAAGTCGTCTTTACCGGCCCTCTCGGTGTAGTACACCTCGTTTTCAACCGGGTCATCCTGGTATCCATATCCGGCATAGCGCTCAATACGTTGGTTCAGGTCCtcctggcggcggcgcatctctctctctgcggcTGCAACCGATTGGGCCGCTCTTCTGCGTTGCTCTTCGTGCTGCGCGATATCGTCAAAAAGTCGACCCGATGGCGAGGCAGCAACAAAGACTGGCCTCTTTGCGTCGATGCCGTCGCCTGCTGTTGACGCCGGGGCGGAGCGCCAACTCGCCCGCGAAAGGTGTGACGTTGACGGACGCGATGCGGCAGCCGAGCTGAGCGCGCAGGAggttgccgcctccacctgcgtctgcagcacctcataaccttcgcgctgcagctctccagGCCACTTGCGGCTGTCGATCTCGTACATCTCAaggcgcagctcctcatgCATGCTCAGAACCACCTTCTGCTTCTTTATGGAAATGGTGGCGACGcccggcagcgacagctgGAGCACGCGGTCGCGCGAAAGCTTCTCACCGAGGTACAGAAAGAACTCTTTGAGCGCCGCAGAGGCAGTCCGCGCAGGCACGCTGCACACTGATACTATGTCAGCCATGCTCACTCGCACATAGCCTTCCCCGCCAGGTCGTTCGAGAGGCACTTTGCCGGTGTCAATACCATAACGATTTGCATAGTTGAGGTTGATGCCAAAGCACAACTTACGCGTTTTGTAGGGGTTTTGTTGCCGGTCGCGCAGCAGAATGTACTCCTGAGTCCAAAGCGCGCCGAACGGTGCAATttgcacggcgctgccgtcgaggAGCAGGCGACGCGCTACTACCGCCACAGCCACCCAGACCTTCTCTAACTCACTCAGCAGGAACACGTTCTTATCCGATGTATTTTGCCCTGCGGCACACTCCACAAGCGCCGCGTTAGTCGTGATGACCCCACGGCTACTCAACATTGCTCTCCGATGTCTGCGTAGATGAGTTTAGGCGTGTATGTTGCGCACTCTTGGTAGCGCGTCTATGTACTCTTTGATGATTTCGTCAAGGAAATGTATGCTAGAGCGGGTGCCTCTTTCACTCTTCTTTATCTCTTTTAGTGATGTGCTGTCtcgcgccgtcgctgcgcacCGCTGAAATACAACGCTGCAGAGTCAAGAGACAAAATGCATATGAAGCCAAGATATGAAGGGAttgaggagggcgagggcagtagtagcggcagcagtgcgaggTTGGCGCGTTACGATAGGCGTGAATGCTTGCGTttcggcgtgtgtgtcggtgagCGTGCACACAGTGTAGCCCACGTCACGCGCGAAGTGCTGTCGACACCAAATaataaaaaaagaaagacacCGAAcagaggcagaagagaagaaagacaaaCGAATAGGGGGTGtgcagagaggaaaggggggtgcAGTGTGCAGTCTCTCAACGGCGGCAGTTCTGAGTGGGTAAACAGAAAAGCGTGGGAAAACGCTGTGTCTCTCCAAAAGCAGACGAGTGGGCGGAAACGGTCATTGCGGGATGATGAGCAGACGGGCTCGTACGTCTCGTGTCTCTGTAgcattttttctttcttctcgtgTCGTTGCCCTTCCCGCTCTCCATTTATGTCTCGGCCGCATCTCATCACTTTTCAACGCTGAGCGCAGTCAAAAACACGTAAGCAATCAGTCAAGCGCAGTGGATTGGTGGAGCAGGGAAGCaagggcgagaggaggagaatgtgtgtgtgggggggggggtggggggagatGATACGCTGAATCGATCGGATGGACCTGAGTGCCAGCGGGGACGGT is from Leishmania panamensis strain MHOM/PA/94/PSC-1 chromosome 35 sequence and encodes:
- a CDS encoding methylenetetrahydrofolate reductase, putative (TriTrypDB/GeneDB-style sysID: LpmP.35.6560) — translated: MSGLISDAIAAEDANKWYTSYEFYPPRSEKAEENFMKVQIPNFMRQSPVFLDLTWGAGGRTSETTMRLCKDLQNAYPDTPINMHITCTNMSHDLIKETLDFAKEHGIRNILALRGDPPRGDEFQANPEGFTCARDLVRYIHITYGDYFCVSVAGYPEGHPSRIPEDGTISDEDHQKELEYLKEKVDAGASVVITQLFYDASLYVKFVKDCREMGITVPIIAGLLPITTYAGFTRMVSLCKTRVPGDVKKRVEELKENPEALKEYGVEQCVQMIERIRASGLDYHHLHFYTLNSSAQTFQVLKRLNALVE
- a CDS encoding 40S ribosomal protein S8, putative (TriTrypDB/GeneDB-style sysID: LpmP.35.6570); its protein translation is MPQNEYIEQAQKRYGRRLDHVERTRKREARKAHTDANYLKRVRGMKAKLAQKARYAEKAEIRKKIREHEEKQTTERVKDKGPKNALPSFLMDRSEADRAKVLSNSLKQKRKEKAGKWAVPIEKVKTVSEDEMLKAVTSGKRGKKSWKRLVNKVTFVGETFTRRMPKMERFIRPMALRFKKAHVTHPELKATFCLPIIAVKKNPQGRMYTGLGVITKGSVIEVNVSELGLVTPSGKVVWGKYAQVTNNPENDGCINAVLLV
- a CDS encoding hypothetical protein (TriTrypDB/GeneDB-style sysID: LpmP.35.6580) encodes the protein MLSSRGVITTNAALVECAAGQNTSDKNVFLLSELEKVWVAVAVVARRLLLDGSAVQIAPFGALWTQEYILLRDRQQNPYKTRKLCFGINLNYANRYGIDTGKVPLERPGGEGYVRVSMADIVSVCSVPARTASAALKEFFLYLGEKLSRDRVLQLSLPGVATISIKKQKVVLSMHEELRLEMYEIDSRKWPGELQREGYEVLQTQVEAATSCALSSAAASRPSTSHLSRASWRSAPASTAGDGIDAKRPVFVAASPSGRLFDDIAQHEEQRRRAAQSVAAAEREMRRRQEDLNQRIERYAGYGYQDDPVENEVYYTERAGKDDLDYTHPSSEEVKGAGADDGLRRVGRPPPSASGESIYNIIDRSDPRNTATIPHQSRQYGQHYPQSSSWASSHHEVAAKDGPDVEVIEIFDDSSMVEQPTTTLDKRPIAPKNAELERILREEEPFSRPIPHRTYHESSAARDLIYSQPYEAPSRRARSAAVAGPSPATHEKHTANIDTSTQTIAFTETTKSGQIHEDVLRFGRKRFDANQYDSDHIGSLLQYREY